The window ATTTTGAATTACcttcgattatattttgtgAAACTACCACTAGCCTCGTTCTACATCTATATctcttatattaattcattgtaATCCTTTATTAGAACTAATAAACATGTAAcagtatattcataaatttatacttacatgtttaattttttatatcatatgagatataattgtttataattatccgttagattacatttttcatttcaacgtTCGCTATACGTTTACCATCTATCACGAAAAGGACATTATCGAtcttttaaacgataaattttgcGAGTTTTACTGATcgctaattataaaattgtaaaaaaaataaaatagaagattaaaatataatgttgttctttatatatcttatttttttttaataatataacacattataattcattatttgataaaataataattgcaataaagaaaaaagcttGTTAAGCGCAGCAGgcatttttatacttataattaataaacttgtACTTCAAGttgttgttattttaatttaaacacatGTTCGttcatattatatgtataaggaagataattacaagaaatttGAATACATACACTTATTTAatacgtataataaataacaataaactttttttaatatacttataaatggttaattatcaatatatttgtatgaatattatattttctgtaacagttattatttatattataatgttagaaaagaaaagaaagacatATTAGAAGTGAATTGTACATACtcattaaaaaatcgatataattgaTACGACACACTTTTCAATCTAGTTTTGCtttatgctatatatatataaatgtataaatttgttgaagtaaataacaattatgtataataatgatgttaagataatataaaattaaagaattccatataatattacatgcatatctctaatatatatctttttaaaataaattacatttttgatttcaattataaatattaaaaagttagaaaaagaaatatatatatatgatgtttTTTAATACTGTATGAAACTGAATAAACATAATTGAATcaagattgtaaaaattatcgaaatggtGGTACAACTACTGTTAccaatagagaaaaattaagacatcattctcaaataaatatttcatttttttatattcaatatatatcattttttatatccaattttatgaaaatattaatttcttatgtaaatatgaattcctatattttaaattagataatttagatttattttaaaaatattatttttaaatgttacagtttatacttttttaatgtttcctGCACTGATAACACATGTTTTTGATAGCAAATTTGTCGCTCTCTTcagttgtaaatataattataagagagAAGGTTGTATTTttgttgtaataatattaaattttgtaaaacaattttttattgttaatgtaaaatttattaaaacatgttattttttatgaaaaaatatacctttaatatttatcaatattatggaaattttatatgtaaaaataaattatttgaattaggttatccattattttttaatctcaataagcaagttatatataatttatttaattcaaaaagtaGTTTATCTATAACTgatgcaaatattaaaaaatatttaaattatcttatgaACGCATATCAAAATGAGgatgaaaggaaaggaagtatttctgaaattcttaaattaccTGAAATTTCACcattattgaatgaaaaaattaaaataattgagaatATACAGAATTTAAATGATCTtagtaagtattttattatacttttatttattattacatgtacttttatatatatctatatgtttataaattaaaaattattttctttaatattatatttaataaaatatataatttatatcttagtAAATGGCAATGAAGAACTAAAGAATCTTGCAAAAGAGGAAGAATTAACATATATGCAACAACTATTAGAGATTgatgaacaaattttaaatattattataaaatatatagatgtaGAACATTATGACAATATTATTATGGAAATAGTACCAGGTGTAGGTGGTCAAGAAGCTATGTTGTTTgctaaagatttattaaatatgtatattaagtaCTTTAATCATATaggatttaattatgaaatattagaaatattaagtaATGAATTAAATGGATTAAGAAAAGCTACTGTGCTTATATCTGATAATAATGCAttcaaaaagttaaaatatgaaGGTGGCGTACATAGAGTACAAAGAATTCCTGCAACAGAGAAATCTGGTCGTTTACATACTAGTACAGCTGTTGTAACAATTTTACCAGAACCTAAAGATGTAGATATTAAGTTAGAAGACAAAGATTTGATAATAGAATCAAAAAAAGCATCTGGAGCAGGAGGTCAACATGTAAATACTACAGATTCTGCAATTAGAATAACTCATATACCTACTGGTACAATTGTGACTTGTCAGACAAATAGAtctcaaataaaaaacaagCAAATagcattaacaaaattaaaaagtttattatacgaggaagaattaaataaacaagtcTCGTTCATTAATCAAATACGTAAGAAACAAATAGGAAAAAGattgagaaatgaaaaaattagaacatataattttaaccaaGATCGGGTTACGGATCATAGAATTCCAAATGGTACAatgtataatttgaaagaattcaTGGAAAATGGAACATCTCTGGAAATATTAGAGGATAGACTTTATAAAGATAtgcaatcaaaaattaaagtgGAAATTATAGAGGACatgttaaatcaattaaaataatcgttcACATCaacatttatcattttgataagaaattttcattttatataggCAAGCCATTGTACATAGCAAATTGTAATAAACTCTGTGTAATACAAGTAACATCATTCGTTTTTCGGATGGAAACTCGCCACgtctcttattattaaattctttctgtTTCGCTTTAAGGAAGCAGAGAGCTAGTGAAGTAGAGAGTTCAgttgtttatttgaaaaacatacaacaatatttttgttcttttttttttttttttttttttgtttcattttgtttcataaCCGCGTGTCCAAAGGCACACATCCTTGTAACTCTcgtataatacattaatatacaaaattaatattcgtaatCTCTATAAATATCAAACGACACGTTTTACATCGGTTAATGTACAAAGCGCaaaatgtgtatatgtgtatgtgaATCTCATAGTATTATGAACGtgtgatttttatatacgacCCTGCTCCgacatataattttctataaaattctatctatTTGAATATTCCAAGAAAATAACATTAGCGACTAAGACGAACGATGTATAACGATGTAGGTACATCCTACACCTACGAACATTTCTTGAGGGAATTAACTTCCTCTTTTGTATCACATTAGATCTAGATCTTAAATGTGTCATATATATTCTGGCCGCTCTAGAATTTTCCACCTACATACGTATAGATTGGTCGAATGTATAGTTTGTAAAACAACTAGTAATAAGTTgtaataagtatttaaatgaacaatatttttctttctgttcaatatttttatatttttttttttgtcaaaaaagcatatttttttgattaccTTTTCTTATCTCTTTAGATGAATgtgaatttataaagttttgattattttttcatgttaTGTTCTTTTAGATTTTGGAATAagtactataaaatttttgggaaatttgattaaattaaaaatgatagcgATCGATGATACTCTAACCGATCTTCTATAgttcgatattttttgttataatctaaatatcatCAAAGTAACAAATTAAGTAGTtgaatgaaattgtaatttgaaaaagaaaaaaatagagcaGGAACGTATATGAAATAGACATCGCATTGCATTTCGGGCAGTAAGGTTGTTCTTTAGGACTAGTTCGGCACCGATTCACGGGTATACATcctatttaaatatcgttaacCCTGATCCCGTGACATAGTTTAATCCTCGAGGTACATTGATGATTGGACCAATTAATGTAGATACAGACCCTGCCTGCAGTATCGTCAAAGTACCATCTGAGGAGACAGCACCAGGACTCGGAGAACTTCTCCTTATTACAACATTACTATAAATTACCATAAATATTAGAACATTTTAGAATCATGATAACTAtgagaacaaaaaaaacaattgattcataacgaattgtttttttttttttactgataacttataatgaaatttggcAAAGATAAATACTCGCAATCCTCCCGAAAAACGTTTTAATGGCATctatatatcgtataatatgAACGATcgtgaagataattttttttttgttaaatcagcagcacttttgaaatttaattaatcatttcttattttttatcatcgattttaaatcgataagcAATATATATCAtcctaatgaaaaaattaatgttgacCAAGGTCAATTCGTTGAATCAGAGAACAGGTTAtagacaaaagaaaaaagaggtaGATATTTGGTGTCACATTCGAAGCCAAACCGCAAAGATCTTTAATTTCGCTCTCCCTCGAATGACTGCGAATACACGATTGAGGTCTCTTCCGTTTTAAGGAAATGAGTGCTTTCTGACATACTAGCGAGTTATtctcatatattatttcttgtgGAATGACGCTCAAAGGAGGCATAGTTGTCTCTGTGCAGGCTGTGTTAACGACAAGAAGAAGCATATTGCTGTAATTTACCGGTTGAATGATATATGGCCTCATACAATCTTTCTTTACATCTGAATCTATATCGAACATGTCGAAAGATGCATTtcgtaaatacaaatatacctaagagaattaaaagaaagatataatataatttgaattgaaaaaattgaaaagaatataatggtagttgatatatcataatatttacctCTTGATCACAAGCTTCCGGTCTTGTTCGATTGATCAAAACTttttgatcgaataatttctcaGTAATTGGTGGTTTCTCTTGATCATTATCTTGATATTCTTCATGGATATCTTCATCCTCGTTTGGATAAGCATATGCGTACTCGGATTCCCAAATTCCAGCTTTGGCCCAAGCCCAGACTGCTTGTCCAACAAGCCACGAAATCATCTTTTGCGCGTGTTTCCAAGGCTGTGCAatcgattgatttattaaaaaaattagtatatttaaattagtatttttaaataattaatgtaatttaattaatgtaatgtaattaatgtaaattagtattttgtaaataataaaattgtaaataatttgtaaataaagttaattttaacagAACAGAATTAATAAGTAAAGCATTCTTACCGCCAATAAAATACTTCCATCATTACTAGTTTGTGTACTCTTGAAACAAACTGCTTGATAATCGAATATTCTGATTCTTTCGAAAACACCTTCTTTTACTAAGCTAGACATGATTGGTCCTCTCAGTTCACCGAAGAATTTTCCTGCATCAGATTTATCTTTGGCTGCGATTACGTATCCATTATTATCAATCAAATAGCAAGCCCAATTATCTGCACCACAATGTGTGTGGCATTTCCCTGAACCCTCGCAACTGAACGTGATGTTCTGGAAGAGACCCTGAAGAGCGGTGTGTTGAAATTGGAAACCTACAACCGCCACTGGCGCTTTTGCTCTTTcagtatctaaaaataaaaaataaataattgacattttaatctttgtatgatttatttgttctctaatttttccagattctttatttcaatttttttatttctatttttacgtattttcaatataattctttaccAATAAAAATGGCACGACTAGCAGTGACAAGGGTGGTGTTATCTGCACCCTCATCAATTGGCACGGAAAAAACGAAACTTTCTGGTTGCACATAATACTGTTCTACGGCACGTTTGTACCACACTTCATCAATGGCTCTTGGATACATTTTACTGAAGTGGTCATCAGGAATAACACCTTCTTCGTCTAACAAGAAATCTTGCCATCTTGTCAAACCACTATGAGTAGCCATGAAAGCGAGCGTTACACCGAAACGTTGTTGAAACGTTTTCCTACaagaaaaatagtattaaacGCGTGGAAaagacaattctttttttaaaaatctttttatttgttttctaaGATACCGCAGAATTGCATTACTATTGATTACTCACGTAAATTAACGTTTtgcttttatatatgtatttattttgaattaaaatatttactatatatatattataaaaaattatgacaatatgataatatatatattataaaaatgatcataACAAACAAGTATATTATAACTACTGATATAAATCGTGATATAAATCgaattcatgaaaataattcttcaatttttgagtttgcaaattgtttttcttctccaaTGTTTCGATCCTGAAAGACGACTTTCATCCTCGGTCGATaacttcttttattaattagattttgtaTAAGGaataacagaaaaataaaacgcaaAGTGCTATGAAagtctaagaaaaaaaaaaaaaaatatataggatacataaaaaatatatgttcttTACGATAAGAGAGATGATAAactaattaacattaaaaagaatagatagagataaataaaaagtacaaAATGCAAAACAAAGATACAGACAAATACAGCAGTAAAAAATACTGTAGTCAACAggttaatttctaaaaacaacAGGTTAATTTCTCTAACGTACGTTTATGATGAACGTTACCTGGGCAGCAGATTCATCAGCCTAGCTAAAGGTCTGCATGACGTCAAAGTGGTCAGTAGTTAGTCAATGTTCATtagtaagaaaagaaatagatacaTTTCTGTTAAGATTTTGACAGAAggaaaaacataaaaagaaagaaaagagataaaaactGTGCAGAAAACGTAAAAGTATAGAGGGCTCACGAAAACGGGTTCACAtgtgtacatattttttagatatactatacaaatctttttttttaagataatttttaagacgaagagaaaaaaatgatatcctaaattttaacattctcAGAATACAATGACGTTTTTACGTAGTATTTATtacgtagatatatatatttaaaatatatgtatttcgatcgtaagaatatatatatatattatattttaatttaataataaattcaatactcACGCTTTCTCTTCGCGCGTGATGTTGAGGTTAGCAAACCACTGGGTTACCTTCGCATCGAACACTAAACTCAATAGAAGATCCCTATCGCAATAATACGAATCTTTGTCTATTTTGTACGGCGTAGCTGTCCAAATGAAAGCATATTCGTCAGtcaattgtttcaaattattaagtataatGGTATGATCGGATACTTACGTTTCGATTTGCGGTGAGTTTCATTACCGGAATTCGTAGCTGAATATTCCGGTGGCTGGGAGGGTTGTTTCATATCATTCCACTTCCAGCGTGGTTGGCGGGTTCGCTCTAGGAAGTGCAAAAGTTGCGCTTCCGAGGAGTTGAACGATCGTTCATCCTCGTAATGATACCTgttcattcataaatattcattaaaattttatttggaaaataagatataatgtataataattaagtataattgcgtataattaagtaaacacttttaactattttaaaatagaatgccTTTTACTTACTTGCAGTACAACCAATGAGGATGCACCCGCCAATTTGTACCAGCAAAATAATCAGACACGTTTATacctataaaatgaattatctcgttaaaatgatataaacaaatatatattgataataaagattattgaGATGGATTAAAGTATGTTGATTagaaataactaaataaatttgtataagtatttgaataaaagtatttgaacaatttttagaGATTTGAAGATATGCCATTATCATAAATccaggagaaagagaaaacttTATCTTAGCAaacttttccatttatatatgtacacaggCAGAAGTTGGAAACTTCTCTCGCAATTTTGCATACGTAATGGAAAGCTCGCAATCAAATTTCTATCGAACTTTCTACattgcacatatatatatataggtcttgaataaaacattgaatttcatttgcaAACAACAAACTTGAAAAGTTTCAAGACAATATTCTCTCGATCATTGCAAGTTTATTcatcattcaaatatttctatttttaaattcttttaatctggtggatatataatacttataataatgcAAGTATTCTCAAATTTCGACTATTACAcggttttttttccttctttttaaatatacgtacCACTAACGTGCGAACGATGTATTTCTTCGGTTGCGTGCACGCGATAATTTCCGGTGTGGTCATGTTCTGGTAGACTAACTATCACTGTGAAAGGAGTCTTCGGTATACCGGTGAAgtcgtattttctttttattctgcCCACACGTTTCTTCACAAATTAAGAGACCaagtaatttaatacatatttgatattaatatacatcatTATATACATGATTCATATGTTGATATAGATATAACATCATgtgattatataatgttaatttttacaacTTACCATATCATCGTAATGATATTTCGTGTGCAGTGTCACGCTACCGTTTTGTTGATTGACGACATCGTTTCGAAGCTGTATATAACATTATCATCATTAACaacagattaatatttttttcagaaaataatttaaaataaaacctaCCATGATAATTCCTTCGTCGAATTCTCTTGGCTCTTTATCCTGATCCATAAGCTCAACCTCTGCCATATCGACGCTATTGTAAGCTGGCTTTAGAATACCCTGAAACTGTGTTTACTTCGTTAAGCAATCGTTATTACTTTTTAGacgattttgagaattttaatttcagagaaaaataaaaaaagtaatctgTTCTTATCCCTTACCACTGGCCGGAGATCAGGATGAATTAGGATGAAACCGTTATTCGTAACGATGAATGCGTATCCATTGACGCCAAGCTGTTATCAAGAAAGAGGATTAATAAGGATTGataaaaacgattttttatttatacgcagagtatataaaataaataaataaataactaatcgATTTAGAAAAGACTAACCAGATGTGGCATCATGAGTTTTTGTATCTCTTCAATAGGAACATCCGTGCCAGCAACACCAAGAAGATCAGCGATTCGTGTCTGCGCAAACAATAGTTACATTTGTTTcaacaaaatctaaaaattaggAGAAATAATGGTTAGTGtgtttttaataagttaattacGAATCATCATCATCCCAAGTCGCATAACCATAAGCGTATCTACCTTCTCTTTAATATAAACGCTATATCACAATGAATTCGTCTAATGACACAcgatctaatattaaaaaactaaaaaaataaaacaatagcaatagtaataataataataataataataataataatgttcatTGACGATACTGCTGGACGTATAAACTAGCTCAACTACGTTTCtcaataataacgataataataagaacGATACACAATAAGAACAATTAATGTTTGACGCAGGCTGTCCTAAGTGTTAATAATCAAATCACAATTAGCCACGCCATTATCGTTCCAAGACCCGTCTATTTTTctgcattataattattaatactaaaaaaagaaaagaagaaaaacaaaaacaaaaaaggaaaatgttttttcaagCATTTTGTGACATAATATACATTCAaacgtaattaaataaataaaggaaaaattatgttCAAATTGttaatcgtttgaaaaatttatattatccgcAGAAAAGGAGACGGTTAtcggaattataattaattctactaTGTTACTTGTCTAGCGAGATCTAGCACTCAAGAAAAACTGATCAAATCGTaccataatgtatataatgtgtGCttggtactttttttttttttttttttttttatatatccaaccaaaatattctttcttatatttggtatatatgtatgtaatcaCTGCAGAAGTTCTTCTACGAatctcaataataataataataataataataataataataataataataataataataataataaaagaggagATATCGCCGTTTGCAATCCAACAGGCGGGTGGGAttatccgttttttttttttttctactcgtCTCGAAGAGGACACAGGGTAGACTAAAATACCTAAACCTACCTAATGATTAAACTAAGTTTCAATACTAGTGTTAGATCAAATTAAGATACCAGAGAGATGAATGGTGGAACCTAAGAAATGGAACGAAAGATCGCACGCGACATTGACTTCGTTTCTGAATGTCCATATtcgatttcctttcctttttctttttttttttttacctcgaACCTTCAAATTAAATCTCGTTTCatctcgatattttatttatcgcggaagaaaaatcgttctttttttttctctcattcaTTTCTCATCAAATATGGAAAGCAGAAAGAATCGAGGTTGTCGCGCGGTTGAATACAAGAAATGTGGAGGAGGAGGTACAAGGGAGCTCTATGCAATTGAAAACAACGTTGCTtgtgttttttgtttttagctGCCAACCTCTCTTGTCTCTGTCACCCAGTACGCTTCGTTCACCAGCACCTGCCTTGTGATGTTCTGTGGACAAACAGGAACTTAAAACCAAAGGAAAAAATGCACTCATCGTGGGGGCAGAAGAGAGGGGTGGGGTGGTAGTTTCGCGCGATTAAACGTTTTCTATCCGCCAATGAATAAAGAGGTTAAACTCGACACATGTCGAggtatcgttcgatcgatcgaaagaaggagatggaggtgaaaaaaagggggagggggagtcgGGGAGAACGATGATTGTGAATGCGAACTTACTTGACTGTCTTTAATAATACCATCATCGTTAATCTCATTCCAttcgttaatatatatacaaatgagATGTCTGAGAGAATTGTccattattcaattatcgGCCATAATCGGa is drawn from Apis mellifera strain DH4 linkage group LG5, Amel_HAv3.1, whole genome shotgun sequence and contains these coding sequences:
- the LOC724133 gene encoding uncharacterized protein LOC724133, which codes for MLFFMKKYTFNIYQYYGNFICKNKLFELGYPLFFNLNKQVIYNLFNSKSSLSITDANIKKYLNYLMNAYQNEDERKGSISEILKLPEISPLLNEKIKIIENIQNLNDLINGNEELKNLAKEEELTYMQQLLEIDEQILNIIIKYIDVEHYDNIIMEIVPGVGGQEAMLFAKDLLNMYIKYFNHIGFNYEILEILSNELNGLRKATVLISDNNAFKKLKYEGGVHRVQRIPATEKSGRLHTSTAVVTILPEPKDVDIKLEDKDLIIESKKASGAGGQHVNTTDSAIRITHIPTGTIVTCQTNRSQIKNKQIALTKLKSLLYEEELNKQVSFINQIRKKQIGKRLRNEKIRTYNFNQDRVTDHRIPNGTMYNLKEFMENGTSLEILEDRLYKDMQSKIKVEIIEDMLNQLK